In the Nitrospinota bacterium genome, GCAAAAAAAATAATGCGTTCCTATGGCTATAGATTTATAGAGGAATGAGAAGATGGATATTTCCCAGATAGACGCGGAGCCAATATGGCTCTCTTTGAAATTAGCAGGGCTTACAGTGCTGATACTTTTAGTGCTGGGCACTCCAATAGCGTGGTGGCTGTCACAAACCCGCTCCCGGTCAAAGGTAGTGATTGAAGCGGTTGTAGCATTGCCTTTGGTGCTGCCTCCAACCGTGTTGGGTTTTTATTTGTTGATCCTGTTGGGTCCCAATGGGTGGGTGGGAGGGCCGGTGCAAGCGCTAACCGGTTCTGCACTTTCTTTCTCATTTGCGGGGCTGGTATTTGCTTCCACACTTTATTCCCTGCCGTTTGTGGTCCAACCTTTGCACAGTGCTTTTGAGTCTATAGGAAAAGCTCCCATGGAAACGGCTCAGTCTTTAGGGGCTTCGAGGTTGGATGCATTTTTTTCAGTCATCTGTCCCCTGGCACGTCGTGGTTATTTGACAGCTGTGGTGTTAGGGTTTGCTCACACGCTTGGGGAATTTGGTGTGGTGTTAATGGTAGGCGGCAATATCCCCGGTAAGACCAAAGTGATTTCGATTGAAATTTATGACCGGGTGGAGAT is a window encoding:
- the modB gene encoding molybdate ABC transporter permease subunit; translation: MDISQIDAEPIWLSLKLAGLTVLILLVLGTPIAWWLSQTRSRSKVVIEAVVALPLVLPPTVLGFYLLILLGPNGWVGGPVQALTGSALSFSFAGLVFASTLYSLPFVVQPLHSAFESIGKAPMETAQSLGASRLDAFFSVICPLARRGYLTAVVLGFAHTLGEFGVVLMVGGNIPGKTKVISIEIYDRVEILEYTQAHVLSAGLLIFSFLVLVMVYSINRKLPVQVT